From Theileria annulata chromosome 1, complete sequence, *** SEQUENCING IN PROGRESS ***, one genomic window encodes:
- a CDS encoding uncharacterized protein (SMART KH (SM0322) at aa 165-254, E()=5.44e-09; 2 ZnF_C2H2 (SM0343) at aa 286-302, E()=9.87e-02; 314-330, E()=5.04e-02) has protein sequence MSTTVKSEKRKFTRWGRIDDGKSLIIHNSTKSFLNELKMLSNRAYNVSDEELGCRWGAEEDKPFLPPPYVDLPPGLTPAQIDQFLREQRHDELARKITSGELEFVDAEIRPPSPPPVYDKNGSRVNTRDVRVKNSMNEEYNRLVEFLLKNLPGFVASADYKPLKKVRKIIIPLDKYPEYNFMGLVIGPRGCNHKRLEAESGAQISLRGRGTVKDGKNRDHQTDEDAAMPMHVHITADREECVQKAVELIEPLLDPFHPKHEEFKRLGLEQLALVNGVALGIVDIARCSICGASGHRAHECQDMPAPSVPRVEIVPSLLHTGYYLLLS, from the exons ATGTCAACAACTGTAAAAAGTGAGAAGCGCAAATTTACTCGTTGGGGAAGAATTGATGATGGGAAATCGTTGATTATTCACAATTCCACAAAATCATTCTTAAATGAGTTGAAAATGCTATCCAACAGGGCATATAACGTTTCTGACGAGGAACTCGGCTGTCGTTGGGGCGCAGAGGAGGATAAACCCTTTTTACCACCTCCCTATGTTGACCTTCCACCAGGACTAACCCCTGCTCAAATTGACCAGTTCCTTAGGGAGCAACGCCACGACGAACTTGCTCGCAAGATTACTTCGGGAGAGCTCGAGTTCGTAGACGCTGAAATTCGACCACCTTCCCCTCCACCAGTCTACGACAAGAACGGCAGTAGAGTTAACACGCGTGACGTTAGGGTAAAGAACTCAATGAACGAGGAGTACAATAGACTGGTTGAGTTTCTGCTGAAGAATTTACCTGGATTTGTCGCCTCAGCCGACTACAAACCACTCAAAAAAGTCAGGAAAATCATCATACCACTAGACaaa TATCCAGAGTACAACTTTATGGGTTTGGTGATTGGTCCCCGAGGCTGTAATCACAAACGCTTGGAGGCAGAGAGTGGCGCCCAGATAAGCCTGAGGGGTCGTGGAACAGTGAAGGACGGGAAGAACAGAGACCACCAGACTGATGAGGACGCTGCAATGCCCATGCACGTTCACATCACCGCAGACCGCGAGGAGTGTGTACAAAAGGCTGTTGAACTTATTGAGCCGCTCCTAGACCCTTTCCACCCCAAACACGAGGAGTTTAAGCGACTTGGCCTTGAACAATTAGCCCTGGTTAACGGCGTTGCACTTGGCATTGTTGATATCGCAAGGTGCAGTATCTGTGGCGCTTCAGGCCACAGAGCCCATGAATGCCAAGATATGCCTGCGCCTTCTGTTCCAAGAGTTGAAATTGTACCTTCACTACTTCATACAGGATATTATTTACTACTcagttaa
- a CDS encoding ATP-dependent RNA helicase, putative (SMART pfam:DEAD (PF00270) at aa 136-341, E()=2.30e-02; HELICc (SM00490) at aa 355-446, E()=4.81e-15;~Signal peptide predicted for TA16680 by SignalP 2.0 HMM (Signal peptide probability 0.916, signal anchor probability 0.000) with cleavage site probability 0.848 between residues 15 and 16;~GPI-Anchor Signal predicted for TA16680 by DGPI v2.04, no cleavage site predicted), which yields MVMLLVMLLYRRVLCSLKTIEKSFTTFDKKYDKCYNVLPFTQNEKILINNAIISLANDCKLSNLGQNLGIPLFFIKNSDFRNSLISYWDKSNEFKSFLRQNLTVLKDSNLDEDLSLKFVKFIETFIKDNLPNIFITLNNLKHFSDFSRISHLYHNYNNVTNNTSAPNGINVSSCRNVYLHVGPPNSGKTHDAIKALLSSSSGVYCAPLRLLAWEMFNTINNSGIKCALLTGQEVVDNGESHVSCTVEMIPFERRFEVAVLDEMQMIGDLTRGYSWTKAFLSLNVPELHICGSKSCISITANLANIRGDKLEVFEHERLGNLKVMDKTIGLDELEPGDCVVCFSRFDAFTIRNNIESMNYTWNNMKEECVTSIVYGLLPPETRYEQIERFNKGVTKVLIASDVIGMGVNASIRRLIFYRLTKFDGNLLRPLTVSEVHQIAGRAGRFGIIPEGFVSCVREQDLKTLRELMNKEVSQIDKAVISPPLDTIGAFYTTLKQFTGEQHSLINTIQLYLVIFMYIVTYECRIGSIGRVGERFQMCDFAQINSVSKCLEGINLPFEILKEYLMVPMGSTLVSLIVRAFAASHSLLNSVKISNIIQPEFLSNNTNSNESSDSNDLSDDSLDNLCKNTQIKRLEILYEVLDIYTWLSNKFPLVYVDKIAVKELKSRVAKTLSKLVREPNEVVQEDENDLNIVKNILRPERVVLYHPRRVKAVDLDQALVAVFGQVKVVAVHTRLVECIHLTECMDSVVHKDWVVHMVEFVSEGLHSIVASGYSTVDTVRFDIVVGSRPFDTVGISEHYPRLVELLPLILPPTNLYNIVNILMV from the exons atgGTAATGTTATTGGTAATGTTATTGTATCGTAGAGTATTGTGTAGTTTAAAAACGATTGAAAAGAGTTTTACAacatttgataaaaaatatgacAAATGTTATAATGTGTTACCCTTCACTCAGAATGAAAAGATTCTAATAAACAACGCAATAATTAGCTTAGCAAATGACTgtaaattaagtaatttGGGGCAAAATCTTGGGATTCCGCtgttttttattaaaaattcagACTTTAGGAATAGTTTAATATCTTACTGGGATAAATCAAACGAATTTAAGTCCTTTTTAAGGCAAAATTTAACTGTACTAAAGGATAGCAATTTAGACGAAGATTTATCCCTCAAATTTgtcaaatttatagaaaCTTTTATCAAGGATAATCTCCcaaatattttcatcaCCTTAAATAATCTCAAACATTTCTCC GATTTTTCTAGAATTTCACATTTATACCATAATTACAATAACGTAACGAATAATACATCCGCTCCTAATGGTATCAATGTTAGTAGCTGTAGGAATGTGTATTTACACGTTGGACCTCCAAATAGTGGGAAAACACATGATGCTATAAAAGCGCTTTTGTCTAGCAGTTCTGGTGTTTATTGTGCTCCTTTACGGTTACTCGCTTGGGAAATGTTTAACACAATTAACAATTCTGGCATTAAATGTGCTCTTTTAACTGGTCAAGAAGTTGTAGATAATGGTGAG TCTCATGTGTCATGTACCGTTGAGATGATACCATTTGAAAGAAGGTTTGAAGTGGCAGTTTTGGACGAAATGCAAATGATCGGTGACTTGACAAGAGGATACTCTTGGACCAAAGCCTTTCTATCACTCAAT GTGCCTGAATTGCACATTTGCGGAAGTAAATCCTGCATTTCTATTACAGCTAATCTCGCCAATATCCGAGGAGATAAA TTGGAGGTGTTTGAGCATGAACGTTTGGGCAATTTGAAGGTTATGGATAAAACTATTGGACTTGATGAACTGGAACCAGGTGACTGCGTAGTCTGTTTCTCACGCTTTGATGCGTTTACCATACGCAATAACATAGAATCTATGAATTACACATGGAATAATATG AAGGAAGAATGTGTAACAAGTATTGTGTATGGACTATTGCCGCCAGAAACAAGATATGAACAAATAGaaagatttaataaagGAGTAACAAAGGTGTTGATAGCTTCAGATGTGATTGGAATGGGAGTTAACGCGTCAATTAGACGTTTGATTTTCTATAGATTAACAAAGTTTGACGGAAATCTTTTAAGACCTTTGACTGTGTCTGAAGTGCATCAAATTGCAGGTCGAGCTGGTAGGTTTGGAATTATTCCCGAGGGATTCGTTTCCTGTGTCAGGGAACAGGATTTAAAAACTTTGAGAGAATTGATGAATAAGGAAGTGAGTCAAATTGATAAGGCAGTGATTTCACCACCACTCGATACCATTGGAGCCTTTTACACAACACTTAAACAGTTCACGGGAGAACAACATTCATTAATCAATACGATTCAATTGTACCTAGTTATATTTA TGTATATAGTAACGTATGAGTGTAGGATTGGTTCGATTGGGAGGGTCGGCGAGCGTTTTCAGATGTGTGATTTTGCTCAAATCAACTCAGTTTCAAAGTGTTTAGAAGGAATAAACCTGCCATTTGAAATCTTGAAAGAGTATTTAATGGTGCCGATGGGATCAACACTGGTTTCACTCATCGTTAGGGCGTTTGCTGCAAGCCACTCATTACTCAATTCAGTTAAAATCTCAAACATTATACAGCCGgaatttttatcaaataacACGAATTCCAATGAATCATCAGATAGCAATGACTTGTCAGATGACAGTTTGGATAATCTTTGTAAAAACACCCAGATAAAGCGTTTAGAAATACTTTACGAG GTTTTGGACATTTACACTTGGTTGTCTAACAAGTTTCCGTTGGTTTACGTGGACAAAATCGCTGTAAAAGAGTTGAAAAGCAGGGTAGCAAAGACACTCTCTAAATTAGTTCGCGAACCAAACGAAGTTGTGCAAGAAGAcgaaaatgatttaaacaTAGTTAAGAATATTCTAAGGCCTGA gaGGGTGGTGCTATACCATCCTCGTCGGGTAAAGGCGGTTGACCTTGATCAGGCATTGGTGGCTGTGTTTGGTCAGGTAAAGGTGGTT GCTGTGCATACCCGTTTGGTTGAGTGTATCCATTTGACTGAATGTATGGATTCGGTTGTGCATAAGGATTGGGTTGTACATATGGTTGAGTTTGTGTCTGAGGGTTTGCATAGTATTGTTGCATCTGGTTATAGTACTGTTGATACTGTAAGGTTTGATATTGTTGTTGGTAGTAGGCCATTTGATACTGTTGGTATCTCTGAGCACTATCCGCGTCTTGTTGAACTCCTACCACTGATTTTACCTcctacaaatttatataatattgtaaatatattaatggtATAA